The following coding sequences lie in one Arachis ipaensis cultivar K30076 chromosome B05, Araip1.1, whole genome shotgun sequence genomic window:
- the LOC107643795 gene encoding protein MIZU-KUSSEI 1: MKTIMAAKSPHESSFSFSRRYFHWKKKPLDEDDDDDEEEILKVSSSSHFCEVDDDDDDNNDDGQFKIDVALELKHAKQNKKKHPKSKLKSALTVFTKSRSLNTSSSGLGTRVVGTLFGHRRGHVHFAFQEDPKLQPAFLIELATPTSILVKEMASGLVRIALECEKKNNSKGAKKKKLLEEPLWRTYCNGRKCGYANRRECGPEEWKILKAVEPISMGAGVLPVTDGDGNGAGSEGELMYMRAKYERVVGSKDSEAFYMMNPDGSGGPELSIYLLRV; encoded by the coding sequence ATGAAGACAATAATGGCAGCCAAATCCCCTCATGAATCATCTTTCTCGTTCTCACGGAGGTACTTCCATTGGAAGAAGAAGCCACTGGATGAAGATGACGACGACGATGAGGAAGAAATCCTCAAAGTCAGCTCGTCTTCACATTTTTGTGAGGTCGATGACGACGACGATGATAACAACGACGATGGTCAGTTCAAGATCGACGTGGCACTGGAACTGAAGCATGCCAAGCAGAACAAAAAGAAGCACCCGAAATCGAAGCTGAAGTCAGCACTCACAGTATTCACGAAGAGCCGTTCACTTAACACGTCATCATCAGGGCTAGGCACGCGCGTGGTTGGCACGCTCTTCGGACACCGTCGTGGCCACGTCCACTTCGCATTCCAAGAAGATCCAAAGCTTCAGCCTGCCTTCTTGATCGAGCTGGCAACACCAACAAGCATCTTGGTGAAGGAAATGGCTTCCGGATTGGTGAGAATTGCGTTGGAATGCGAGAAGAAGAACAACAGCAAGGgggcgaagaagaagaagcttcTAGAAGAACCGTTGTGGAGGACGTATTGTAATGGGAGGAAGTGTGGGTATGCGAACAGACGGGAGTGTGGGCCGGAGGAGTGGAAGATTCTGAAGGCGGTGGAGCCTATTTCGATGGGTGCTGGTGTGTTGCCGGTGACTGATGGTGACGGGAATGGAGCTGGGTCCGAAGGTGAGCTCATGTACATGAGAGCCAAGTATGAGAGGGTTGTTGGGTCTAAGGACTCTGAAGCTTTCTATATGATGAACCCTGATGGGAGTGGTGGTCCTGAACTCAGCATTTACTTGCTTAGAGTTTAG